In the Quercus lobata isolate SW786 chromosome 5, ValleyOak3.0 Primary Assembly, whole genome shotgun sequence genome, one interval contains:
- the LOC115989371 gene encoding uncharacterized protein LOC115989371 isoform X1, producing MASQLSLQLPQFFYYSKSVGLDNRGKAMANAPHSLNFKPKEQGTCDLSKKNYSRWFSSWMLLSTASSHSNQTNSENGVPVANHQSPELGFNRVNCLVWVLHESARSFSCAVESLQLSGMGPALAMAWIGKDVHDWHKRIAYQVVVYVLMKMAIQVEILLSQKHHNGPSPVREIGVAGIVVALGCCTAVGKLCYRSTCCPFTLLIEDALVELMDLSHSLVPVDKLRQLATEAGFEMDLLAHSGTKGFPSKRSEELEFWIGLAQKRLSVAFLKENMFSGRQICYKVQADSFATLGIFAYLGKSTRLFLSGIGIKDLDEHVKDFLR from the exons AAAATCTGTTGGACTTGACAATAGAGGAAAGGCCATGGCAAATGCACCTCACTCATTGAATTTCAAACCCAAGGAGCAAGGAACATGTGACCTTTCAAAGAAAAACTACTCACGATGGTTTTCTTCGTGGATGTTATTGTCAACGGCTTCTTCTCATTCTAATCAAACCAATAGTGAGAATGGCGTTCCTGTGGCTAACCATCAAAGTCCTGAGTTGGGATTTAATCGGGTGAATTGTCTTGTGTGGGTATTGCATGAATCTGCTAGGAGTTTTTCCTGTGCAGTTGAATCACTTCAGTTGTCAGGAATGGGTCCAGCACTAGCAATGGCCTGGATTGGGAAGGATGTCCATGACTGGCATAAACGTATTGCTTATCAG GTTGTAGTTTATGTTTTGATGAAAATGGCGATTCAAGTGGAGATCTTGCTTTCTCAAAAACATCACAATGGTCCTTCTCCAGTTAGAGAGAT TGGTGTTGCAGGGATCGTTGTGGCTCTAGGCTGCTGTACTGCAGTAGGAAAATTGTGTTATAGGAGCACTTGCTGTCCCTTTACATTGTTGATTGAGGATGCACTAGTAGAGCTCATGGATCTTTCACACAGTCTTGTGCCAGTGGACAAATTACGTCAGTTAGCCACTGAAGCAGGATTCGAAATGGACCTGCTGGCCCATTCTGGTACAAAGGGTTTCCCCAGCAAGAGAAGCGAAGAGCTAGAATTTTGGATTGGGTTGGCTCAGAAAAGACTTTCAGTAGCATTCCTGAAAGAAAATATGTTTTCCGGCAGGCAAATCTGCTACAAG GTTCAAGCAGATAGTTTCGCTACTTTAGGAATTTTTGCGTATCTTGGAAAGAGTACTAGATTGTTCTTGTCAGGAATAGGCATAAAGGATCTGGATGAACATGTTAAAGACTTCCTTAGGTAG
- the LOC115989371 gene encoding uncharacterized protein LOC115989371 isoform X4 produces the protein MASQLSLQLPQFFYYSKSVGLDNRGKAMANAPHSLNFKPKEQGTCDLSKKNYSRWFSSWMLLSTASSHSNQTNSENGVPVANHQSPELGFNRVNCLVWVLHESARSFSCAVESLQLSGMGPALAMAWIGKDVHDWHKRIAYQVVVYVLMKMAIQVEILLSQKHHNGPSPVREIGVAGIVVALGCCTAVGKLCYRSTCCPFTLLIEDALVELMDLSHSLVPVDKLRQLATEAGFEMDLLAHSGTKGFPSKRSEELEFWIGLAQKRLSVAFLKENMFSGRQICYKALNKDTLGGPIPFLQLLGGW, from the exons AAAATCTGTTGGACTTGACAATAGAGGAAAGGCCATGGCAAATGCACCTCACTCATTGAATTTCAAACCCAAGGAGCAAGGAACATGTGACCTTTCAAAGAAAAACTACTCACGATGGTTTTCTTCGTGGATGTTATTGTCAACGGCTTCTTCTCATTCTAATCAAACCAATAGTGAGAATGGCGTTCCTGTGGCTAACCATCAAAGTCCTGAGTTGGGATTTAATCGGGTGAATTGTCTTGTGTGGGTATTGCATGAATCTGCTAGGAGTTTTTCCTGTGCAGTTGAATCACTTCAGTTGTCAGGAATGGGTCCAGCACTAGCAATGGCCTGGATTGGGAAGGATGTCCATGACTGGCATAAACGTATTGCTTATCAG GTTGTAGTTTATGTTTTGATGAAAATGGCGATTCAAGTGGAGATCTTGCTTTCTCAAAAACATCACAATGGTCCTTCTCCAGTTAGAGAGAT TGGTGTTGCAGGGATCGTTGTGGCTCTAGGCTGCTGTACTGCAGTAGGAAAATTGTGTTATAGGAGCACTTGCTGTCCCTTTACATTGTTGATTGAGGATGCACTAGTAGAGCTCATGGATCTTTCACACAGTCTTGTGCCAGTGGACAAATTACGTCAGTTAGCCACTGAAGCAGGATTCGAAATGGACCTGCTGGCCCATTCTGGTACAAAGGGTTTCCCCAGCAAGAGAAGCGAAGAGCTAGAATTTTGGATTGGGTTGGCTCAGAAAAGACTTTCAGTAGCATTCCTGAAAGAAAATATGTTTTCCGGCAGGCAAATCTGCTACAAG GCCTTAAATAAGGATACTTTAGGAGGTCCAATACCTTTCCTGCAGCTACTTGGAGGGTGGTAG